GCCATTACGGTGCAGAACGAGCCGCTGCACCCCGGCAATAACCCAAGCTTGCTGATGCTGCCTGAGCAACAAGCCAACTTCATCAAGAACAACCTTGGACCAGCCTTTAAAGCCGCGAAGCTGGATACCAAGATTATTATTTACGACCACAACGCCGACAAGCCTGAGTACCCACTTACCGTTCTTAACGACCCACAGGCGCGCGCTTACATCGATGGCTCGGCTTTCCACCTGTATGGGGGGCAAATTGAGGCGCTGAGCAAGGTGCACGAGGCCTACCCCGAAAAGCACGTTTATTTCACTGAACAGTGGGTAGGCTCCAAAACGAAGTTTGCCGATAACTTCGGCTGGCACATCAAGAACCTCGTTATCGGGGCGCCGCGCAACTGGGCACGCACCGTGCTGGAATGGAACCTAGCCGCCGACTCTCAGCAAAACCCGCACACGCCCGGCGGCTGCACGGAGTGCCGGGGGGCAATTACCATCGACAAAGATTCGGTACGGCGCGAAGACGCGTATTATATCATCGCTCACGCCAGCAAATTCGTGCTCCCTGGTTCGGTGCGCGTAGCTTCCTCGGAAGTGTCTAGCTTGCCAAACGTTGCCTTTCGCACACCTGCCAACAAAGTTGTACTTATCGTCCTGAACGAAGGCAGCGAGCCTAAGACTTTCGGTGTTCGCCGCGGGCAGCAAACCGTGAGTCATACGCTACCGGCTGGCGCTGCTGCTACGTACGTGTGGTGAGGCAGGCCGCGAGCTACCAGCCCGCGCCCGCGTCTTTGCTTTCTTCGGGCTTAATCAATCGAAACTCCACTCGGCGGTTAAAGCGGCTATCTTCTTCGGTTTTCTCTTCTCGTAAGGGCTGCGTGCTACCGTACCCCGTATTATCGATGCGGTTGGGTTTGAGCTTGCCCTTCTGCTCAATGTAATTGCGAATGGCCTGGGCTCGATCCTGCGAAAGGGCCACATTCACATCTGGGTCGCCGCTGGAGTCGGTGTGGCCTGAAATGCTAAGTCGGAACGTGGGATGATCGACCATATACAACGTAATCTGATCCAGCGTCTTATGCATGGATGGCAGGATAGTAGATTTTCCCTGATCGAACTCAATATTGCGGAAAATTAGGGGCAGGCGATAGTCAATGGAGTTGGTAAGCAGGCGCATTAACGTGTCGCCTTTCAATTCAAATTGCTTCTCCACGCTGAAGAAATCCGGGCTTTGAATCAGCATTACATAGCGTGAGCCTTCAATTAAATCAAAATCGAATGAGCCGTCGGGGCGCAGATATTTACTGGCTACCTCAATGCCATTATCCGTGTCGATAATGCTGACAATGCCCCCTAGCGGCTTCTTGGTTACTGAGTCGGCTAGCACGCCTTCCACGTGCGTAGTAGCCAGTGGCTGCGCCTCCATCGGGAGCGGAAACGAGTAGAGGTCAAGGTTCTTGAGGTCTTTTACCTCCGAGCGGGCGTAGTACAGATTCTTGGAGTCGCCATCGATGGTGAAGTAATACTCCGAGCCTTTGCCATTCACTAGCGGCCCCACGTTGCGCGGCTCCTGCCAACGACCTTGCACACGGTAGCTCTTATAAATATCGAAGTCGCCGTAGTTCAATAATTGCCCCCTAGAGCTGAAATACAGCACATTGTACATGGGGTGGTAAAAAGGACTGACTTCGCTTTCGCGGGTATTTATCACTGGCCCTAAGTTCTGCGCTTTGCCCCACTGCCCGTTTTTTTGCTTGGCAGTATACCAGATATCCGATAAGCCAAAGCCCCCAGCCGGTCGGAAGCGAAATAAAGCGTGTCTTCCCCCCGCGACAATGTCGGTTGCGAATCCCACGCTGTTGAGTTCACATTGGCCCCCAAGCTCTTCGGCACCGACCATTGCCCATCCTGAAAGGTCGACTGAAACAGGTCGCAGTTGCCGTGGCAGTTTGGGCACTCACACCGGGCAAAGTAGATGGTGCGGCCATCCTTGGTAATACACGCCGACCCTTCGTTATAAGGCGAATTGATGGGCTTAGGCAGCGGTTCAGCATCGGTCCAATACTCGCCTTCCTTACGCGACGTGTACAAGTCTTCATCGACCACGGGGCTGGTAATGCCGCGGGTTTTGCGCTTGGAAGAGAAAATAAACAAGCCCGCTTCCGAATTCAGCGTCGGGCCATAATCCTCCACGTCGGAGTTGATGCCGTCGCCCATGCTCGTATACACTCCTTTGGGCGGGTGAAACGTGACGATGTTTTTGCGATATTCTACTAGGTCGTAGTAGGTCTTCAGGGGCACGTACAAGTCCTGGGTTTTCTGCTCCAAGGAGTCGTAGTAGAGTTGAATTTTGGTAATATCCTGCCGATGATGCTTGAGCGCCAGGCGGTAGTACGCTTTGGCGCGCGCTTCATCGCCGGTGCGCTCACAAAGCTGGGCTAGGCGCCAAAGCATCGGGGTGTCCTTGATAAAATTCTGTATACCAAACTGATGGACGTAAGCTTCCAACAGCTTACGGGCCTGCGTCCAGTTTTTGCGCTTCTCCGCTCGCTGAATTTCTTTGAGCGCTTTCTTGTCCTGATAGTATGCTATCCGATTTACGTTGGGAAAGCTAGGTGTCGCATCGGGCCGCAGACGTAGCTGGGGGGCTTTCTTGCCGGTGAGGGGCCGTACCTGCAAAGGCTTGTCCGTAGGCTGCTGTCCGTACGTAGCCGAAACGGCTAAAAACCAAAGCAGTAAAACCAGACCCGATAAGCGATGCATACGACGTTTTTTGAACCCTAAGAGCCGCTACAATTGCCGCGCCAGAGACCAAAAATAGAAGTTTTTCAATCCAAGTACTAAGCTTATTATCTGCCTCATTGGCTCGCCGCCATCTGGTATTTATGCCGATTTGTCGGCGCGAGGCCGATGGGGTTTAGTGGCATAGCACTTGTCAAAGCCGTACCTTCGGACTACCGTTGCCCCTGGGGAGCTACGGAGCGCTGCAATTCTGTCATTCTGGCGCCGCCAGCTTTCCCCTATTGTATTATTATGAGTGAAAACCGCAATTCGCGCCGTCCCAAATCATCCGTTTTGCTAATGGCTGAAGATCCCGCCGAGATGGTGTCCATCATTGCCACTGATCCAGATCAGACCCTTTCCGGGCAGGATGCGCCCGACGTACTGCCCCTGTTGCCCGTACGAAATACTGTGCTGTTTCCGGGTGTGGTATTACCCGTTACCGTAACGCGCAAAAAGAGCATCCGGCTGGTACGCAAAGCGTACCGCGGCAATAAAATTGTGGGCGTTTTGGCCCAAAAGAATACCCAAAGCGACGACCCCACGCTCGCCGACTTGTATGAAGTGGGCACAATGGCCCGCATCCTGAAGCTGTTGGTGTTACCCGATGGCAACACAACCATCATTATCCAGGGGCAAAGCCGATTTAAGGTAGAAGAAGTGCAGCAGGACAGCCCTTACCTAACGGCTCGCGTCAGCTACTTCCCCGAAACGTTTCCTAACAAGACCTCTAAGGAGGTAAAAGGCTTGGTGGCGTCGCTGAAAGATGCGGCTGCGAAGATGCTTAAGCTCAATCCTGAAATTCCACAGGAGGCCCAGGTAGCGTTGGATAACATCGAGTCGCCGGCTTTCCTTACCCATTTTCTGTCCTCGAATATTAACGTGGAGGTGGGGTTGAAGCAGAAGCTGCTGGAAATTAATGATGGCGTGGAGCGGGGCACGCGCCTGCTGGAAATGATGATGAAGGAGATTCAGCTGTTGGAAATTAAGCACGAGATCCAGAGCAAGGTTCATACAGACATCGATCAGCAGCAGCGGGATTATTTCCTGCGCCAGCAAATCAAGGTGCTCCAGGACGAGCTTGGCTTTGATGGCCCCGACCAAGAGCTAGAGAAGCTGCGTGCTCGTGCGAAGGATAAAAAATGGCCCCCAGCCGTTGCCAAGCACTTTGCTAAAGAGGTAGATAAACTAAGTCGCGTAAACCCCGCAGCGGCTGAGTACCCGATGAGCGTGAACTACGTGGAGTTTCTCCTCGATTTGCCATGGTCGGAGTACACTAAGGATAATTTCAATCTGACTCGTACCCGCAAAATCCTTGACCAAGACCACTATGGCTTGGAAAAGGTGAAGGACCGCATTATTGAGTATTTGGCTGTGCTGAAGCTTAAGCAGGACATGAAGGCGCCGATTTTGTGCCTCTATGGCCCTCCCGGAGTGGGTAAAACCTCTTTAGGACGCTCGGTGGCAAAGGCACTTGGGCGCAAATATGTGCGAATGAGCCTGGGCGGTGTGCGCGACGAGGCCGAGATTCGGGGGCATCGCAAAACCTACGTGGGCGCCATGCCGGGTCGTCTTATTGCCCAGATTAAGAAGGCGGGAGCTTCAAACCCGGTTATTATTCTGGATGAGATTGATAAAGTAGGCGCTGACTTCCGGGGCGACCCGCAGTCGGCACTGCTAGAAGTACTCGATCCGGAGCAGAACTCAACCTTCACTGACAACTATCTGGAGGTGGAGTACGACCTGTCGAAGGTGCTGTTCATTGCTACCGCTAATGCGTTGGACACCATTCATCCGGCGCTGCGCGACCGGATGGAAATCATTGACTTGACAGGCTACACGCTGGAAGAAAAAACGCAGATTGCTAAGAAGCACCTGTGGCCTAAAGTGCTCCACGAAAACGGCTTAACGCCAAAGGATGTGAGCATCACCCAGCCCGCTTTGCAGCGTGTTGTCGATGATTATACCCGCGAGTCGGGGGTGCGTGGCTTGGAGCGCAAGCTTGGATCGGTAGCCCGCAACATTGCCAAAAGCAAAGCTTTGAAAGAGGCACACGTTGCGGTGCTAGAGCCGAAAGATATAAGCCGCATTCTCGGGGCCGCTACTTTCGACCGGGACCTGTATCAGGACAACGAAACGGCTGGCGTGGTGACGGGCTTAGCCTGGACGTCGGTAGGGGGTGATATTCTCTTTATCGAAAGCCTGCTGAGTCGTGGCCGGGGCAAAGTGACGCTTTCTGGTCAGCTGGGCGATGTAATGAAGGAGTCGGCCGTTACTGCCTTGTCGTATTTGCGCAGCCGCGCCGATTCGTTGGGCATCGACCACCGCCTTTTCGACCAATACGATCTGCACATTCACTTCCCGGAAGGCGCCGTTCCCAAAGATGGACCGAGTGCGGGTATTGCTATTTTCACCAGCATTGCCTCAGTGTTTACGCAGCGTAAAATCCGTTCGCACCTAGCTATGACGGGCGAGATTACCCTGCGCGGTAAAGTGCTGCCGGTGGGCGGAATCAAAGAAAAGATACTGGCTGCCAAGCGGGCCGGCATTCGGGATGTTATTCTCTGCGATAAGAACCGAAAAGACATTCAGGAGATTTCGGCCGAGTATCTCAAGGATCTGACTATTCACTACGCTGCCCGCGTCGATGATGTGCTGAAAGTAGCGCTGCTGGACGAGTTGGTAGCTAATCCCATTAAGCTTACCGTGCGCGACGAGCCTGCGCCAGCCTTATATGGCCCAAGCGTAGAGGTATCATAAGAAAATAGAAAGAGCAGTGGCCTCAGAATGCTTCCTTACGATAGTTGGAGATTTTCCCCGACACGGTAAGGAAGCATTCTGAGGCCACTGCTCTTTCCAATTCATACATTGAAGTAAAGCCAGAGTAGCCTAATCGCTGTATCTTGGAACGATGATTCGATTGCTGCCCTCTCGTTTATTGCTCGGCTTCTCTGGTTTGGTGCTGGGAGCAATCTTAGCCAGCCAGCCGGTGGCCGCGCAGATTGGGGGCCAGCAGGCATTCACCTTTCTGAATTTGCCCCCCAGTGCCAAGCTAGCTGGGTTGGGCGGCGTAAACGTCAGCTCCCGCGACGCCGACGCGACCATGATTTACGGCAATCCAGCCCTGCTCAACGCTGACATGGATGGCCGCTTAGCACTCGGCTACGTTGATTACCTGTCTGATATCAAGCAGAGTACGGCCGCTTACGTTTTCAATACCAAATCATTTGGCCGACTGGGCGTTGGGCTCACGTATTTAAACTACGGCAGGTTTGAGCAGTTTGATGCTGCCGGTAATAGCCTAGGTGAATTCTCAGTCAATGAATACGCCCTCGGTGTGTCGGATGCTTACACCAGCGGCAACTTCACGCTGGCCGGTACGCTCAAACTCGCTGTGTCTGGTATTGCCGGCAATCATTCGCTGGCCGCGCTGGCTGATGTGGGGGGCATTTTTAAACATCCATCGCAGGATTTTACGGTCGGCCTCACGGTGCGCAATGTGGGCTACCAACTCCAGCCGTATGCCGGCGCCGACCGCGAACCCATGCCGCTCGATGTGCAGATTGGAGCTTCATTCAAACCGGAATACATGCCCTTGCGCCTCTCTATCACGGCGCACCATCTCCAGCAGTTGGATATTGTATACCTCGACCCAAACCAGCGCGGACAACTCGACGATAATGGCGTTGAAATCAAGCCTAAAAAGTCGCTCGGGGACAAAATAGCTCGCCACTTTGTGGTAGGGGGCGAAGTATTGTTCAGTAAGAACTTTCACCTGCGCGCGGGCTACAACCATTTGCAACGCCGCGAACTGCGCCTCGAAAACACGTCGGCGGGAGCAGGGTTAAGCTTTGGAGCAATGCTGCGTATCAGCGAATTTCAGCTCGACTATACCCGCGCTTACTATCACGCATCGGGGGCAGCCAACTACTTCACTGTGGCCCGTAATCTGGACTCGCTTTTTAATAAGCAGAATAGCAATTGACCTTGTTATCAAATTCTTACAACACCTTTTTATTTGCGCCAACAGGTAGCCTTTGGTCAGTCGGCTCCTGATGCCAGCTACACACTTTGTTCTACGGTAAGTCGTTTGGTAAGCGGAGTAACGCCGATAGCCTAACCCGTTAGCACGACGTATAAGAGTCCCGCTCACAAGCAGCAGTCCAACCTCACCACCTGTGGGTTTACACCTGCCCACGTTTCTTCTATCCCATGATTGAATCAGCTTCTTTTCTTACTCCGGCGCAAATAGTAGCCGAACTCGATAAGTACATCATTGGTCAGCATGATGCCAAGCGCCACGTGGCTATTGCGCTACGCAACCGCTGGCGCCGTTTGCATGCCCCTGCTGATATGCAGCGTGAAATTGTGCCCAACAATATTCTCATGATTGGCTCGACAGGGGTAGGCAAAACAGAAATTGCCCGCCGCCTAGCCAGCATTGCCGACGCGCCCTTCACGAAAGTAGAAGCTTCCAAGTTTACAGAAGTTGGTTACGTGGGCCGCGACGTGGAAAGCATGGTGCGCGACTTGGTAGAGCAATCGGTGAATATGGTGCGAATGCGCCGCAAGGAAGAAGTAAAGGTGCAGGCTGCTCAGGTAGTAGAAGATATTATTCTGGATGCGCTTATACCGCCCATTTCCAGCGGTGCCACTACGGTAGCTAAGCCTTCCGTCGGCTTCGGTGGTGAGGGCAGTGCCATGCCCGACAGTGACCATGAGCTAAACGAGCGTACCCGCGAGAAATTCCGTCAGAAAATTCGAGCCGGTGAGCTCGATGACCGCAAAATTGATATTAAGGTCCAGCAGAATAACACGCCCGGCATCGGAGTAGTAGGCGGGCCCGGCGGCATGGACGAAGCCTCGATGGCTGGCCTTCAGGATATGCTTAGCAGCATGATGCCCAAGAAAACCCGCAAGCGTAAAGTCACTATTGCCGAAGCTCGCAAGATTCTGCTCGATGAGGAAGCCGCCAAGCTCATCGATATGGATGAGGTGAAGGACGAAGCCATTCGCAACGCCGAAAACGCAGGTATCATCTTCATTGATGAGATTGACAAAGTAGCCAGTCGCAACGGCAAAAGTGGGGGCGGTGGGCCCGACGTAAGCCGCGAAGGCGTGCAGCGCGATCTGCTGCCCATCGTGGAAGGCTCGGCCGTCAGCACCAAGTATGGCGTCATCAACACTGATCATATCCTGTTCATTGCCGCCGGCGCATTCCACGTAGCTAAGCCCAGCGACCTGATTCCCGAGCTGCAAGG
The window above is part of the Hymenobacter radiodurans genome. Proteins encoded here:
- a CDS encoding glycoside hydrolase family 30 protein, which gives rise to MRYSLTLIILSAGLLAFAVGCGMLPGSNSGRATTGSVQVWLTNPTQSERFAAQPDLRVEATLAPDIPVIRIDEQQRFQTMDGFGYTLTGGSALLLHKMPPGARTKLLRELFSTSGDAIGVSYLRLSIGASDLDDRVFSYNDLPPGETDPTLARFSLAPDQEHLIPVLKEILAISPAIKLLGSPWSPPTWMKTNGDSKGGSLKPEWYDAYARYFVKYVQGYAAQGIRIDAITVQNEPLHPGNNPSLLMLPEQQANFIKNNLGPAFKAAKLDTKIIIYDHNADKPEYPLTVLNDPQARAYIDGSAFHLYGGQIEALSKVHEAYPEKHVYFTEQWVGSKTKFADNFGWHIKNLVIGAPRNWARTVLEWNLAADSQQNPHTPGGCTECRGAITIDKDSVRREDAYYIIAHASKFVLPGSVRVASSEVSSLPNVAFRTPANKVVLIVLNEGSEPKTFGVRRGQQTVSHTLPAGAAATYVW
- a CDS encoding OmpA family protein, with protein sequence MINTRESEVSPFYHPMYNVLYFSSRGQLLNYGDFDIYKSYRVQGRWQEPRNVGPLVNGKGSEYYFTIDGDSKNLYYARSEVKDLKNLDLYSFPLPMEAQPLATTHVEGVLADSVTKKPLGGIVSIIDTDNGIEVASKYLRPDGSFDFDLIEGSRYVMLIQSPDFFSVEKQFELKGDTLMRLLTNSIDYRLPLIFRNIEFDQGKSTILPSMHKTLDQITLYMVDHPTFRLSISGHTDSSGDPDVNVALSQDRAQAIRNYIEQKGKLKPNRIDNTGYGSTQPLREEKTEEDSRFNRRVEFRLIKPEESKDAGAGW
- the lon gene encoding endopeptidase La, whose amino-acid sequence is MAEDPAEMVSIIATDPDQTLSGQDAPDVLPLLPVRNTVLFPGVVLPVTVTRKKSIRLVRKAYRGNKIVGVLAQKNTQSDDPTLADLYEVGTMARILKLLVLPDGNTTIIIQGQSRFKVEEVQQDSPYLTARVSYFPETFPNKTSKEVKGLVASLKDAAAKMLKLNPEIPQEAQVALDNIESPAFLTHFLSSNINVEVGLKQKLLEINDGVERGTRLLEMMMKEIQLLEIKHEIQSKVHTDIDQQQRDYFLRQQIKVLQDELGFDGPDQELEKLRARAKDKKWPPAVAKHFAKEVDKLSRVNPAAAEYPMSVNYVEFLLDLPWSEYTKDNFNLTRTRKILDQDHYGLEKVKDRIIEYLAVLKLKQDMKAPILCLYGPPGVGKTSLGRSVAKALGRKYVRMSLGGVRDEAEIRGHRKTYVGAMPGRLIAQIKKAGASNPVIILDEIDKVGADFRGDPQSALLEVLDPEQNSTFTDNYLEVEYDLSKVLFIATANALDTIHPALRDRMEIIDLTGYTLEEKTQIAKKHLWPKVLHENGLTPKDVSITQPALQRVVDDYTRESGVRGLERKLGSVARNIAKSKALKEAHVAVLEPKDISRILGAATFDRDLYQDNETAGVVTGLAWTSVGGDILFIESLLSRGRGKVTLSGQLGDVMKESAVTALSYLRSRADSLGIDHRLFDQYDLHIHFPEGAVPKDGPSAGIAIFTSIASVFTQRKIRSHLAMTGEITLRGKVLPVGGIKEKILAAKRAGIRDVILCDKNRKDIQEISAEYLKDLTIHYAARVDDVLKVALLDELVANPIKLTVRDEPAPALYGPSVEVS
- the porQ gene encoding type IX secretion system protein PorQ, encoding MIRLLPSRLLLGFSGLVLGAILASQPVAAQIGGQQAFTFLNLPPSAKLAGLGGVNVSSRDADATMIYGNPALLNADMDGRLALGYVDYLSDIKQSTAAYVFNTKSFGRLGVGLTYLNYGRFEQFDAAGNSLGEFSVNEYALGVSDAYTSGNFTLAGTLKLAVSGIAGNHSLAALADVGGIFKHPSQDFTVGLTVRNVGYQLQPYAGADREPMPLDVQIGASFKPEYMPLRLSITAHHLQQLDIVYLDPNQRGQLDDNGVEIKPKKSLGDKIARHFVVGGEVLFSKNFHLRAGYNHLQRRELRLENTSAGAGLSFGAMLRISEFQLDYTRAYYHASGAANYFTVARNLDSLFNKQNSN
- the hslU gene encoding ATP-dependent protease ATPase subunit HslU: MIESASFLTPAQIVAELDKYIIGQHDAKRHVAIALRNRWRRLHAPADMQREIVPNNILMIGSTGVGKTEIARRLASIADAPFTKVEASKFTEVGYVGRDVESMVRDLVEQSVNMVRMRRKEEVKVQAAQVVEDIILDALIPPISSGATTVAKPSVGFGGEGSAMPDSDHELNERTREKFRQKIRAGELDDRKIDIKVQQNNTPGIGVVGGPGGMDEASMAGLQDMLSSMMPKKTRKRKVTIAEARKILLDEEAAKLIDMDEVKDEAIRNAENAGIIFIDEIDKVASRNGKSGGGGPDVSREGVQRDLLPIVEGSAVSTKYGVINTDHILFIAAGAFHVAKPSDLIPELQGRFPIRVELQSLTKADFYRILKEPKNALTKQYEALLIAEEVQLTFDDAALERVAEIAFEVNEEVENIGARRLHTVMSRLLNDILFDVPDRIGANAHILITRELVEERLSDMVRNRDLSQYIL